In Pseudonocardia sp. C8, one genomic interval encodes:
- a CDS encoding DUF1206 domain-containing protein, whose product MVSTPDAEDVHRAGRTADRGARAAARSAPVRVAARVGIAAYGVLHLLIGWLAVQVALGSGAPADQNGAFTAIAAEPMGRVLLWVVVAGFAAVVLWRALVAVRGVGVVGSRGFRIWKRIASAGLAVVYAALGAAAATTAVQGRTSSGGSRAAAGVLGLPGGPVLIAVVGVVVLAVGGNMIRNGWRKQFTEDQDLFAASLRTRRLNARTGQVGFIAKGVAIGVVGVLLVSAALTYDPQRANGLDAALKTLREQPYGVVLLLAVGLGIACYGLFCFFDARYHRVS is encoded by the coding sequence ATGGTGAGCACCCCCGACGCGGAGGACGTGCACCGGGCCGGTCGTACGGCGGACCGGGGCGCGCGGGCCGCGGCACGCTCGGCGCCGGTGCGGGTCGCCGCGCGGGTCGGCATCGCCGCCTACGGGGTGCTGCACCTGCTGATCGGTTGGCTGGCCGTGCAGGTCGCCCTGGGATCGGGGGCCCCGGCGGACCAGAACGGAGCGTTCACCGCGATCGCCGCCGAGCCGATGGGCCGGGTCCTGCTCTGGGTGGTGGTGGCCGGGTTCGCCGCGGTCGTGCTGTGGCGCGCCCTGGTGGCGGTCCGCGGTGTCGGCGTGGTGGGCAGCCGCGGGTTCCGGATCTGGAAGCGGATCGCCTCCGCCGGGCTCGCGGTGGTCTACGCCGCGCTCGGGGCCGCCGCCGCGACGACGGCGGTCCAGGGGCGCACCTCGTCCGGGGGCAGCCGGGCGGCCGCCGGAGTGCTGGGGCTGCCGGGCGGTCCGGTGTTGATCGCCGTGGTGGGGGTCGTCGTACTGGCCGTCGGCGGGAACATGATCAGGAACGGCTGGCGGAAGCAGTTCACCGAGGACCAGGACCTCTTCGCGGCGAGCCTGCGGACCCGCCGGCTCAACGCCCGTACCGGGCAGGTGGGCTTCATCGCCAAGGGGGTCGCGATCGGCGTGGTGGGCGTGCTGCTGGTGAGTGCGGCGCTGACCTACGACCCGCAGCGGGCGAACGGGCTGGACGCGGCGCTGAAGACGCTGCGTGAGCAGCCCTACGGGGTGGTCCTGCTGCTCGCGGTGGGGCTCGGGATCGCCTGCTACGGCCTGTTCTGCTTCTTCGACGCCCGGTACCACCGGGTGTCCTGA
- the murA gene encoding UDP-N-acetylglucosamine 1-carboxyvinyltransferase has translation MVEHFAVRGGARLSGSVDVVGAKNSVLKLMAAALLAEGRTTLTNCPEILDVPLMADVLRSLGCTVAIEGSTVHIDVPAHPGAEADYRSVSKLRASVCVLGPLVARCRRAVVPLPGGDAIGSRPLDMHQNGLRKLGATTDIVHGSVTATAGDLHGAQLWLDFPSVGATENILMAAVLAEGTTVIDNAAREPEIVDLCVMLQQMGAKLEGVGSSTLTVHGVAGLQPTTHRVIGDRIVGATWAFAAAMTRGEVTVRGVDPHHIDLVLDKLRSAGAGITVGDQEFSVAMDGRPQAVDFVTLPYPGFATDLQPMAIALSAVAEGTSMITENVFEARFRFVDEMVRLGADARTDGHHAVVRGRPELSSAPVWASDIRAGAGLVLAGLCAQGTTEVWDVAHIDRGYPRFVENLSALGADIRRVAGEPER, from the coding sequence GTGGTGGAGCATTTCGCGGTCCGCGGCGGGGCCCGGCTGAGCGGGTCCGTCGACGTCGTCGGGGCGAAGAACAGCGTGCTCAAGCTGATGGCGGCGGCGTTGCTGGCCGAGGGCCGGACGACGCTGACCAACTGCCCCGAGATCCTGGACGTGCCGCTCATGGCCGACGTCCTGCGCAGCCTGGGCTGCACGGTGGCCATCGAGGGGTCGACCGTGCACATCGACGTGCCGGCGCACCCCGGCGCCGAGGCCGACTACCGCTCGGTGTCGAAGCTGCGGGCATCGGTGTGCGTGCTCGGCCCGCTGGTCGCCCGGTGCCGGCGGGCGGTCGTCCCGCTGCCCGGTGGTGACGCCATCGGCTCCCGGCCGCTGGACATGCACCAGAACGGGCTGCGCAAGCTCGGTGCGACGACCGACATCGTGCACGGCAGCGTCACCGCGACGGCGGGTGACCTGCACGGCGCGCAGCTGTGGCTGGACTTCCCCAGCGTGGGCGCGACCGAGAACATCCTGATGGCGGCCGTGCTCGCCGAGGGGACGACCGTCATCGACAACGCCGCCCGCGAGCCGGAGATCGTCGATCTCTGCGTGATGCTGCAGCAGATGGGCGCCAAGCTCGAGGGTGTCGGCTCGTCGACGCTGACGGTGCACGGCGTCGCCGGCCTGCAGCCGACCACGCACCGCGTGATCGGCGACCGGATCGTGGGGGCCACCTGGGCGTTCGCCGCCGCGATGACCCGCGGCGAGGTCACGGTGCGCGGCGTCGACCCGCACCACATCGACCTGGTGCTGGACAAGCTGCGCAGCGCGGGCGCCGGGATCACCGTCGGGGACCAGGAGTTCTCGGTCGCCATGGACGGGCGGCCGCAGGCGGTCGATTTCGTCACGCTGCCCTACCCGGGCTTCGCGACCGACCTGCAGCCGATGGCGATCGCGCTGTCCGCGGTCGCCGAGGGCACCTCGATGATCACCGAGAACGTGTTCGAGGCCCGGTTCCGGTTCGTCGACGAGATGGTCCGGCTCGGCGCCGACGCCCGCACCGACGGGCACCACGCCGTCGTCCGGGGGCGGCCGGAGCTCTCCAGCGCCCCGGTGTGGGCCAGCGACATCCGGGCCGGGGCCGGGCTGGTGCTGGCCGGGCTGTGCGCGCAGGGCACCACCGAGGTGTGGGACGTCGCGCACATCGACCGCGGCTACCCGCGCTTCGTGGAGAACCTGTCCGCGCTGGGCGCGGACATCCGGCGGGTCGCGGGCGAGCCGGAGCGGTAG
- a CDS encoding cob(I)yrinic acid a,c-diamide adenosyltransferase, giving the protein MAVHLTRIYTKTGDDGTTALGDFSRVRKTDPRLAAYADTDEANAAIGVAVTVGGLDERVVDPLRQIQNDLFDVGADLCAPIVPEPEYPPLRVTEGYVTRLEAWCDEFNPELPKLNSFILPGGTPGAAYLHVARTVTRRAERSVWVLLEADPERTNPLTARYLNRLSDLLFILGRVANPQGDVLWQPGGPHGAPDAGPA; this is encoded by the coding sequence GTGGCGGTTCACCTCACCCGGATCTACACGAAGACCGGCGACGACGGCACGACGGCCCTGGGCGACTTCAGCCGGGTCCGCAAGACCGACCCGCGGCTGGCCGCGTACGCCGACACCGACGAGGCGAACGCCGCGATCGGCGTGGCGGTGACCGTCGGCGGGCTGGACGAGCGGGTGGTCGACCCGCTGCGGCAGATCCAGAACGACCTGTTCGACGTCGGCGCGGACCTGTGCGCGCCGATCGTGCCCGAGCCGGAGTACCCGCCGCTGCGGGTCACCGAGGGCTACGTCACCCGCCTCGAGGCGTGGTGCGACGAGTTCAACCCCGAGCTGCCGAAGCTCAACTCGTTCATCCTGCCCGGTGGGACGCCCGGTGCCGCGTACCTGCACGTCGCCCGGACCGTGACCCGGCGGGCGGAGCGGTCGGTGTGGGTGCTGCTGGAGGCCGACCCGGAGCGCACCAACCCGCTGACCGCGCGGTACCTGAACCGGCTCTCGGACCTGCTGTTCATCCTGGGCCGCGTCGCGAACCCGCAGGGCGACGTGCTGTGGCAGCCGGGCGGCCCGCACGGCGCGCCCGACGCCGGCCCGGCCTGA
- a CDS encoding DUF2550 domain-containing protein encodes MDLIAAIVGVLLLCLVVPLAWLAVRRVRLMRNGGVDLCLRRRFAVTDWHFGVGRYEGERFAWYRLTSFRIGPTVVLDRAALDIVDRRPPHRSEEFAIPMAVEVLRCRGRDAGGRAIDVELAMSRDVRTGFLAWLESTPPGRSHYSQAS; translated from the coding sequence GTGGATCTCATCGCGGCGATCGTCGGAGTTCTGCTGCTGTGCCTGGTCGTCCCTCTGGCCTGGCTCGCCGTACGGCGGGTACGACTGATGCGGAACGGCGGCGTGGACCTGTGTCTGCGCCGCCGTTTCGCCGTCACGGACTGGCACTTCGGGGTCGGCCGCTACGAGGGCGAGCGGTTCGCCTGGTACCGGCTCACGAGCTTCCGGATCGGCCCCACCGTGGTGCTGGACCGGGCCGCGCTGGACATCGTCGACCGCAGGCCCCCGCACCGCTCCGAGGAGTTCGCGATCCCGATGGCGGTCGAGGTGCTGCGCTGCCGGGGCCGGGACGCCGGCGGCCGGGCCATCGACGTCGAGCTCGCGATGTCCCGGGACGTCCGTACCGGTTTTCTGGCCTGGCTGGAGTCCACGCCGCCGGGCCGCAGCCACTACAGCCAGGCCTCGTAG
- a CDS encoding F0F1 ATP synthase subunit epsilon, with protein sequence MTVELVSVERRLWSGNARFVIARTTVGEVGILPGHQPMLAQLEEAGTVRIDGTDGAKNTIAVHGGFLSVSAERVSILAEFAEHAGEIDVERARRALDRADDSDDGKAAKARAEARLRAAEAR encoded by the coding sequence ATGACCGTGGAGCTGGTCTCCGTGGAGCGCCGGCTGTGGTCGGGCAATGCACGCTTCGTGATCGCTCGCACCACCGTCGGCGAGGTCGGGATCCTCCCCGGCCACCAGCCGATGCTGGCCCAGCTGGAGGAGGCCGGGACCGTCCGCATCGACGGGACCGACGGCGCGAAGAACACCATCGCGGTGCACGGCGGGTTCCTGTCGGTGTCGGCCGAGCGGGTGTCGATCCTGGCCGAGTTCGCCGAGCACGCCGGGGAGATCGACGTGGAGCGCGCCCGCCGGGCGTTGGACCGCGCCGACGACTCCGACGACGGCAAGGCGGCGAAGGCACGGGCCGAGGCCCGCCTGCGGGCGGCCGAGGCCCGCTAG
- the atpD gene encoding F0F1 ATP synthase subunit beta: MTATAESSATGTITGRVVQVTGPVVDVEFPRDQVPELYNALTLEVDLSGEKRKLTLEIAQHLGDNLVRAISMQPTDGVVRGQEVTDLGRPISVPVGDQVKGHVFNALGDCLDDPSLQFTGDLRSIHQKAPRFDQLEGKTEMLETGIKVLDLMTPYVVGGKIGLFGGAGVGKTVLIQEMIQRVALNFGGTSVFAGVGERTREGNDLITEMTESGVMKNTALVFGQMDEPPGTRMRVALSALTMAEYFRDAQDQDVLLFIDNIFRFTQAGQEVSTLLGRMPSAVGYQPTLADEMGELQERITSTRGRSITSMQAIYVPADDYTDPAPATTFAHLDATTELSRPISQKGIYPAVDPLTSTSRILDPQYVGDEHFRVANEVKRILQKYNDLQDIIAILGIDELSEEDKQLVGRARRIERFLSQNLLVAEQFTGQPGSTVPLKETIEAFDKIAKGEFDDVPEQAFFLCGGLDDLEKNRKKLEG, encoded by the coding sequence ATGACCGCAACCGCCGAAAGCTCGGCCACCGGAACGATCACCGGGCGCGTCGTCCAGGTGACCGGCCCGGTCGTCGACGTCGAGTTCCCGCGCGACCAGGTGCCGGAGCTGTACAACGCGCTCACGCTGGAGGTCGACCTCTCCGGTGAGAAGCGCAAGCTGACCCTGGAGATCGCCCAGCACCTGGGCGACAACCTGGTCCGCGCGATCTCCATGCAGCCGACCGACGGCGTCGTCCGCGGCCAGGAGGTCACCGACCTCGGCCGTCCGATCTCGGTGCCGGTGGGTGACCAGGTCAAGGGCCACGTGTTCAACGCGCTCGGCGACTGCCTGGACGACCCGAGCCTCCAGTTCACCGGCGACCTGCGGTCGATCCACCAGAAGGCGCCGCGGTTCGACCAGCTCGAGGGCAAGACCGAGATGCTGGAGACCGGCATCAAGGTCCTCGACCTGATGACCCCGTACGTGGTCGGCGGGAAGATCGGCCTGTTCGGCGGCGCGGGCGTCGGCAAGACCGTGCTGATCCAGGAGATGATCCAGCGCGTCGCGCTGAACTTCGGCGGCACCTCGGTGTTCGCCGGTGTCGGCGAGCGCACCCGTGAGGGCAACGACCTCATCACGGAGATGACCGAGTCGGGCGTCATGAAGAACACCGCCCTGGTGTTCGGCCAGATGGACGAGCCGCCGGGCACCCGTATGCGCGTCGCCCTGTCCGCGCTGACCATGGCGGAGTACTTCCGTGACGCGCAGGACCAGGACGTCCTGCTGTTCATCGACAACATCTTCCGGTTCACCCAGGCCGGCCAGGAGGTCTCCACCCTGCTGGGCCGGATGCCGTCCGCGGTGGGCTACCAGCCCACCCTGGCCGACGAGATGGGCGAGCTGCAGGAGCGGATCACCTCGACCCGCGGCCGGTCGATCACCTCGATGCAGGCGATCTACGTCCCCGCGGACGACTACACCGACCCGGCTCCGGCGACGACGTTCGCCCACCTGGACGCGACCACCGAGCTCTCCCGGCCGATCTCCCAGAAGGGGATCTACCCGGCGGTGGACCCGCTGACCTCGACCTCCCGGATCCTCGACCCGCAGTACGTCGGCGACGAGCACTTCCGGGTCGCCAACGAGGTGAAGCGGATCCTGCAGAAGTACAACGACCTGCAGGACATCATCGCGATCCTCGGCATCGACGAGCTGTCCGAGGAGGACAAGCAGCTCGTCGGCCGGGCCCGCCGGATCGAGCGCTTCCTGTCGCAGAACCTGCTGGTCGCCGAGCAGTTCACCGGCCAGCCGGGCTCGACGGTCCCGCTGAAGGAGACCATCGAGGCGTTCGACAAGATCGCCAAGGGCGAGTTCGACGACGTGCCCGAGCAGGCGTTCTTCCTCTGCGGCGGTCTCGACGACCTGGAGAAGAACCGCAAGAAGCTGGAAGGCTGA
- a CDS encoding F0F1 ATP synthase subunit gamma: MAAQIRVLRRRIRSTQSIKKITRSQELIATSRIAKARARVEEARPYAELMTSTLSELAANSALDHPLLVEREQPRRVAVLVVTSDRGQCGGYNANVLKEAERLQNQLRDQGKEPVVYVIGRKGVSYYRFRNRPIEQSWTGFSEQPAYENAAEAARTLVDAFMAGEDGDAEQGVDELHLVYTSFKNMITQVPTARRMAPLQVEYAGGISASAEPENATDAEAQQNYPSETRTAGIPSLYEFEPDAETLFDALLPKYIGARLYAALLESAASESANRQRAMKAATDNANELIRSLTLEANQARQAQITQEISEIVGGVDALASAGSES, encoded by the coding sequence ATGGCGGCACAGATCCGGGTGCTGCGCCGGCGTATCCGGTCGACGCAGTCCATCAAGAAGATCACCCGCTCCCAGGAGCTCATCGCGACCTCGCGGATCGCGAAGGCCCGGGCGCGGGTGGAGGAGGCACGGCCGTACGCCGAGCTGATGACGAGCACGCTCTCCGAGCTCGCCGCCAACTCGGCCCTCGACCACCCGCTGCTCGTCGAGCGTGAGCAGCCGCGGCGTGTGGCCGTCCTGGTCGTCACCAGCGACCGCGGCCAGTGCGGCGGCTACAACGCCAACGTGCTCAAGGAGGCCGAGCGGCTGCAGAACCAGCTGCGGGACCAGGGCAAGGAACCGGTGGTGTACGTGATCGGCCGCAAGGGCGTCTCGTACTACCGGTTCCGGAACCGGCCGATCGAGCAGTCGTGGACGGGCTTCTCCGAGCAGCCCGCCTACGAGAACGCGGCCGAGGCGGCGCGGACCCTGGTCGACGCCTTCATGGCGGGCGAGGACGGCGACGCGGAGCAGGGTGTCGACGAGCTCCACCTCGTGTACACCAGCTTCAAGAACATGATCACGCAGGTTCCCACCGCGCGGCGGATGGCTCCGCTCCAGGTCGAGTACGCCGGCGGGATCTCGGCCTCGGCCGAGCCGGAGAACGCGACCGACGCCGAGGCGCAGCAGAACTACCCGTCGGAGACGCGGACCGCCGGGATCCCGTCGCTGTACGAGTTCGAGCCGGACGCGGAGACGCTGTTCGACGCGCTGCTGCCGAAGTACATCGGCGCGCGGCTGTACGCGGCCCTGCTGGAGTCCGCGGCGTCCGAGTCGGCGAACCGGCAGCGGGCCATGAAGGCCGCGACCGACAACGCCAACGAACTGATCCGTAGTCTGACCCTGGAGGCCAACCAGGCCCGTCAGGCGCAGATCACCCAGGAGATCAGCGAGATCGTCGGTGGTGTCGACGCCCTCGCGAGCGCAGGAAGTGAGAGCTGA
- the atpA gene encoding F0F1 ATP synthase subunit alpha has product MTELTISSEEIRSAISSYVSSLESGTSRREVGIVADTGDGIAHVEGLPSAMTNELLEFEGGVRGVALNLEQNEIGAVILGDYTGIEEGQQVTRTGEVLSVPVGEGYLGRVVDPLGNPIDGLGDIETESRRVLELQAASVMDRQSVHEPLQTGIKAIDAMTPIGRGQRQLIIGDRKTGKTAVCVDTIINQKENWDSGDPKQQVRCIYVAIGQKGSTIAGVRQSLEDAGALDYTTIVAAPASDPAGYKWLAPYTGSAIGQHWMYQGKHVLIVFDDLSKQAEAYRAISLLLRRPPGREAYPGDVFYLHSRLLERCAKLSDDRGAGSMTGLPIIETKANDVSAYIPTNVISITDGQVFLESDLFNQGVRPAINVGISVSRVGGDAQVKAMKKVSGSLRLDLSQYRELEAFAAFGSDLDAASAAALGRGERLVELLKQGQYAPVAVQDQVVSIWLGTSGKLDSVPVADISRFESEFRDYARRHASVALTEISDTGQLSDDAVQALTKAVDEFKRNEFTAADGSSVVEEPEESRETEEDQEKVTVNKSAPKS; this is encoded by the coding sequence ATGACAGAGCTGACGATCTCCTCCGAGGAGATCCGGAGCGCGATCTCCAGCTACGTCTCGTCGCTGGAGAGCGGCACGTCCCGCCGCGAGGTCGGGATCGTGGCCGACACCGGCGACGGCATCGCCCACGTCGAGGGCCTGCCCTCGGCCATGACCAACGAGCTGCTCGAGTTCGAGGGCGGCGTCCGCGGCGTCGCCCTGAACCTCGAGCAGAACGAGATCGGTGCCGTCATCCTCGGCGACTACACCGGCATCGAGGAGGGCCAGCAGGTCACCCGGACCGGCGAGGTCCTCTCGGTCCCGGTCGGCGAGGGCTACCTGGGCCGGGTCGTCGACCCGCTCGGCAACCCGATCGACGGCCTCGGTGACATCGAGACCGAGTCCCGCCGCGTGCTCGAGCTGCAGGCCGCGTCCGTGATGGACCGCCAGTCGGTGCACGAGCCGCTGCAGACCGGCATCAAGGCGATCGACGCCATGACGCCGATCGGGCGCGGTCAGCGCCAGCTGATCATCGGCGACCGCAAGACCGGCAAGACCGCGGTCTGCGTCGACACGATCATCAACCAGAAGGAGAACTGGGACTCCGGCGACCCGAAGCAGCAGGTCCGCTGCATCTACGTCGCCATCGGCCAGAAGGGCTCCACGATCGCCGGTGTCCGGCAGTCCCTCGAGGACGCCGGCGCGCTGGACTACACGACGATCGTCGCCGCCCCGGCGTCCGACCCGGCCGGCTACAAGTGGCTCGCCCCCTACACCGGCTCGGCCATCGGCCAGCACTGGATGTACCAGGGCAAGCACGTCCTGATCGTCTTCGACGACCTCTCCAAGCAGGCCGAGGCCTACCGCGCGATCTCGCTGCTGCTGCGCCGCCCGCCGGGCCGCGAGGCCTACCCGGGTGACGTCTTCTACCTGCACTCGCGGCTGCTGGAGCGCTGCGCCAAGCTCTCCGACGACCGCGGTGCGGGGTCGATGACCGGCCTGCCGATCATCGAGACCAAGGCGAACGACGTGTCGGCCTACATCCCGACCAACGTCATCTCCATCACCGACGGCCAGGTGTTCCTCGAGTCGGACCTGTTCAACCAGGGCGTCCGGCCGGCGATCAACGTCGGTATCTCGGTGTCCCGGGTCGGTGGCGACGCCCAGGTCAAGGCGATGAAGAAGGTCTCCGGGTCGCTGCGGCTGGACCTGTCGCAGTACCGCGAGCTGGAGGCGTTCGCCGCGTTCGGTTCCGACCTCGACGCCGCGTCCGCCGCGGCACTGGGCCGCGGCGAGCGCCTGGTCGAGCTGCTGAAGCAGGGCCAGTACGCGCCGGTCGCGGTCCAGGACCAGGTCGTCTCGATCTGGCTGGGCACCTCCGGCAAGCTGGACTCGGTGCCGGTCGCCGACATCTCCCGCTTCGAGTCGGAGTTCCGTGACTACGCCCGCCGGCACGCGTCGGTGGCCCTCACCGAGATCTCCGACACCGGCCAGCTCTCCGACGACGCCGTCCAGGCGCTGACGAAGGCCGTGGACGAGTTCAAGCGCAACGAGTTCACCGCCGCCGACGGGTCGTCCGTGGTGGAGGAGCCGGAGGAGTCGCGCGAGACCGAGGAGGACCAGGAAAAGGTCACGGTCAACAAGTCCGCTCCCAAGAGCTGA
- a CDS encoding F0F1 ATP synthase subunit delta codes for MAAVLQPASRDALAALTERLDAYVDGASAREVTATADELFAVARFLDGERAIRRLLADAASPEESRADLVRRLFGGQLSQPTVDLVAELARQRWSRPRDVATAAESLARQATVAIAEKTGSLDEVEDQLFRFGRILAREPQLNGLLADTTKPVEGRIRLLDGILGDKVYPVTATLQREAVRLPRGRQLDALAEELAELAAARRDRSVAKVRTPVELTPDQAAALENTLGRIYGRKISLQVELDRDLLGGLVVQVGGEVIDGSVAGRLAAARRSLPS; via the coding sequence ATGGCAGCCGTCCTGCAGCCCGCGTCCCGGGACGCGCTCGCCGCGCTGACCGAGCGGCTGGACGCCTACGTCGACGGCGCGTCGGCGCGAGAGGTGACCGCGACCGCGGACGAGCTGTTCGCGGTGGCCCGGTTCCTGGACGGCGAGCGTGCGATCCGGCGGCTGCTGGCCGACGCCGCCTCGCCGGAGGAGTCGCGGGCCGACCTGGTCAGGCGCCTGTTCGGCGGGCAGCTCTCGCAGCCGACCGTCGACCTGGTCGCCGAGCTGGCACGCCAGCGCTGGTCCCGGCCCCGGGACGTCGCCACCGCCGCGGAGTCGCTGGCCCGCCAGGCCACCGTCGCCATCGCGGAGAAGACCGGCTCCCTCGACGAGGTCGAGGACCAGCTCTTCCGCTTCGGCCGCATCCTGGCGCGCGAGCCGCAGCTGAACGGCCTGCTCGCCGACACCACGAAGCCGGTCGAGGGACGCATCCGGCTGCTGGACGGCATCCTCGGCGACAAGGTCTACCCGGTGACGGCGACGCTGCAGCGCGAGGCCGTCCGCCTGCCGCGCGGTCGGCAGCTGGACGCGCTCGCCGAGGAGCTCGCCGAGCTCGCGGCGGCCCGCCGGGACCGTTCGGTGGCCAAGGTCCGCACGCCCGTCGAGCTGACCCCCGACCAGGCGGCGGCCCTCGAAAACACCCTCGGCCGCATCTACGGCCGCAAGATCTCCCTGCAGGTCGAGCTCGACCGGGACCTCCTCGGAGGACTGGTCGTGCAGGTCGGCGGCGAGGTCATCGACGGCAGCGTGGCGGGCAGACTCGCCGCCGCGCGCCGGTCCCTGCCCAGCTGA
- a CDS encoding F0F1 ATP synthase subunit B encodes MELIIAAEEPLPILPHGNELVLGIVAFAILLFVLWKFAVPRFEKLYEERTDAIEGGLKRAQETQEQADRLKREYEEQLAGLRAEAARIRDDARAEGQQIKAELRAEAEQEAARIKARGEEQVVAARDAAQRSLRNEVGGLSVQLAERLLREQLADDSRRSSTIDSFLGELEQSAGAQRSGAN; translated from the coding sequence GTGGAACTGATTATCGCCGCCGAGGAACCGCTGCCGATTCTCCCGCACGGGAACGAGCTCGTCCTCGGGATCGTGGCGTTCGCGATCCTGCTCTTCGTGCTCTGGAAGTTCGCGGTTCCGCGCTTCGAGAAGCTCTACGAGGAGCGGACCGACGCCATCGAGGGCGGCCTGAAGCGTGCTCAGGAGACCCAGGAGCAGGCGGACCGGCTGAAGCGGGAGTACGAGGAGCAGCTGGCCGGCCTGCGGGCCGAGGCGGCGCGCATCCGCGACGACGCCCGGGCCGAGGGTCAGCAGATCAAGGCCGAGCTGCGGGCCGAGGCCGAGCAGGAGGCCGCCCGGATCAAGGCCCGCGGCGAGGAGCAGGTCGTCGCGGCCCGTGACGCCGCGCAGCGTTCCCTGCGCAACGAGGTCGGGGGACTGTCCGTGCAGCTGGCGGAGCGCCTGCTGCGCGAGCAGCTCGCCGACGACTCGCGCCGGTCCTCGACGATCGACTCGTTCCTGGGTGAGCTCGAGCAGTCGGCCGGCGCCCAGCGGAGCGGGGCGAACTGA
- a CDS encoding ATP F0F1 synthase subunit C, with translation MNTTQVLAQAADINPGLAAIGFGASAIGAGIGVGLIWSAVISGTARQPEARGQLMGIGWTTFVLAELVMLIGLVLFFIAGG, from the coding sequence GTGAACACGACCCAGGTTCTGGCCCAGGCCGCCGACATCAACCCGGGCCTCGCGGCCATCGGCTTCGGTGCCAGCGCCATCGGCGCGGGCATCGGCGTCGGCCTGATCTGGTCGGCCGTCATCAGCGGCACCGCGCGCCAGCCGGAGGCCCGTGGCCAGCTGATGGGCATCGGCTGGACCACCTTCGTGCTCGCCGAGCTGGTCATGCTGATCGGCCTGGTGCTGTTCTTCATCGCCGGCGGCTGA
- the atpB gene encoding F0F1 ATP synthase subunit A — protein sequence MGTFVLAAEEFTPPGQGLFNYPPIFGVVTKPMVLAVLSLIIVIAVFTLGTRKMAIVPGKGQFALESFYNVARNGMARDQIGSAEFKPFIPLILGLFSFILVNNLFAIIPVIQFPTMSRIGFPIALALFVYVFYHYAGFKKHGFAGYIKHAALPPGVPVFIAPLIIVIEILQKFLVQPLSLALRVFAAMFAGHLILALTAVGAEFLLFAGGALTIPAPLVFVAGIAFTFLEALVQVIQAYVFALLAAVFIGAAISEEH from the coding sequence TTGGGTACGTTCGTACTGGCGGCAGAGGAGTTCACGCCGCCCGGCCAGGGACTCTTCAATTACCCGCCGATCTTCGGTGTCGTCACGAAGCCGATGGTCCTCGCCGTGCTGTCGCTGATCATCGTGATCGCGGTGTTCACCCTGGGCACCCGGAAGATGGCGATCGTCCCCGGTAAGGGCCAGTTCGCGCTGGAGTCCTTCTACAACGTCGCCCGCAACGGGATGGCCCGGGACCAGATCGGCTCCGCCGAGTTCAAGCCGTTCATCCCGCTGATCCTGGGGCTGTTCAGCTTCATTCTCGTCAACAACCTGTTCGCGATCATCCCGGTGATCCAGTTCCCGACGATGTCGCGGATCGGGTTCCCGATCGCGCTGGCGCTGTTCGTCTACGTCTTCTACCACTACGCCGGGTTCAAGAAGCACGGCTTCGCGGGCTACATCAAGCACGCGGCGCTGCCGCCGGGCGTGCCCGTCTTCATCGCGCCGCTGATCATCGTCATCGAGATCCTGCAGAAGTTCCTGGTGCAGCCGCTCTCGCTGGCACTGCGTGTGTTCGCCGCGATGTTCGCCGGCCACCTGATCCTGGCGCTGACCGCGGTGGGGGCCGAGTTCCTGCTCTTCGCCGGTGGCGCGCTCACGATTCCCGCGCCGCTGGTCTTCGTGGCCGGTATCGCGTTCACCTTCCTGGAGGCGCTGGTCCAGGTCATTCAGGCCTACGTCTTCGCCCTGCTCGCCGCCGTCTTCATCGGCGCGGCGATCTCGGAGGAACACTAG